CCGATGGACCAGTCACCCAATACCAAGGATTTGCTGGCTGCGACAATGGATGCTTTCCGGCAGAAGTATCCCGACCAGGGGTTATTGGTCGTCATTGACGAATTGCTAGAATACTTGATGGGGCGCAACGAACGCGAGTTAATTCTGGATTTGGCCTTCCTGCGGGAGATAGGAGAAACCTGTTCGACCTCCGATTTGCGCTTTATAGCCGGAATTCAGGAATCGTTGTTCGACAGCCCCCGGTTCCAGTTCGCTGCCGACTCCATCCGTCGGGTGCGCGACCGTTACCAGCAAGTGCGTATCGTGCGAGAGGATGTGGCATTTGTAGTCGCCAACCGGCTGCTAAACAAAACAGAAACGCAGCGCAAGCACATTCGCGCCTACCTGGAGAGATTTGCCCCCTTGTACGAACTGATGGCCGAGCGCATGGATGAGTTCGTGGCTTTGTTCCCCATCCACCCGGCATACCTGGAAATGTTCGAGCGCGTCACCGTCATTGAGAAACGGCAGGCGCTTAAGGCCATCAGCCAGGAGATGCGACAAATTCTCGATAACGAAGTACCTGAACAATATCCAGGGTTGATTTCCTTCGATGCTTTTTGGCTATTGATACAGGAAGACCCATCCTACCGCACTCAGCCGGAAATCCGGGAAGTGCAGCAAAGAAGTGATGTGTTAGAAGAGCGTATTCGAAACGCCATGAAACCCATTTACGCATCTACCGCTTTGCGCATTATCCACGCCCTTGCATTACACCGTCTGACTACGGAAGACCTGCGTGTACCCATTGGCCTGACTCCGAAAGAACTGCGTGACAGGCTATGTCTGTACCTCCCCATCCCCGAAGCAGACGCTATATTCCTGTTGACGAGCGTGGAAACCGTCTTACAGGAGATTTCCCGGGTGGTCAATGGCCAGTTTATCTCCCACAACCCGCAAAATGACCAATACTACCTGGACCTGGACAAAGACGTG
The window above is part of the Gammaproteobacteria bacterium genome. Proteins encoded here:
- a CDS encoding ATP-binding protein, yielding MKYSDLIQFEPVESVVKVRQADDRQVAERLVRTYIISDRMADVILHRILPTLSLDRGEETGGLFVVGNYGTGKSHLMSLLSAVAEHTDLVPQVTHPAVATGLKEIAGKFQVIRQEFGSSTMPLRDIVLGYLQDGLHDLGVPVDFPPMDQSPNTKDLLAATMDAFRQKYPDQGLLVVIDELLEYLMGRNERELILDLAFLREIGETCSTSDLRFIAGIQESLFDSPRFQFAADSIRRVRDRYQQVRIVREDVAFVVANRLLNKTETQRKHIRAYLERFAPLYELMAERMDEFVALFPIHPAYLEMFERVTVIEKRQALKAISQEMRQILDNEVPEQYPGLISFDAFWLLIQEDPSYRTQPEIREVQQRSDVLEERIRNAMKPIYASTALRIIHALALHRLTTEDLRVPIGLTPKELRDRLCLYLPIPEADAIFLLTSVETVLQEISRVVNGQFISHNPQNDQYYLDLDKDVDFDALIAQRAAVLDEDTLDRYYFDALRRILELSESTYRTGFRIWQT